In a genomic window of Streptomyces sp. NBC_01231:
- a CDS encoding DUF4157 domain-containing protein, with protein sequence MRAHGTRAQQAGDQGQARRVSAPSGPAHRLLTLQRMAGNAAVARAIEEERHEHAPGCGHTQSTVQQSAVQQSAVQQSTASQSTASQSGAVQQSAAPQSAVGEPVVQRRSSVDEAVASPWQPLDARIRATAEQAYGMDLGHVRVHTGPVAQRSATELGALAYTTGAHIVSASPRLDDETIYHEIDHVRQQSLGPVAGTDNGAGAKVSSPNDAFEVQSAANGRRLAQGAAPELGVPGSVQRATGPGAAPVQRVRSSVTAGTSTRRGRVRVESLPLFISAPEYTRASPRAAGGAMSKAILGPRSLFGMGTDADSRLPAAIDDARDKYNIPFIAGHLLNADFGGDGTASANLTILTPRANSAHKRFDNPVKVAVGYLKDVYEHLSRLYVPIDRLGYGIAVKVGVSGPSYVWSSKYPGNCISQYLSCEARVMRESQVYDYYDRRDPGDRDAERKWDAVLALMDRITALVEQANDNDLVDNEAR encoded by the coding sequence GTGCGCGCACACGGAACACGGGCCCAGCAGGCCGGTGACCAGGGTCAGGCCCGCCGGGTGAGTGCGCCGAGCGGGCCCGCCCACCGGTTGCTGACCTTGCAGCGCATGGCCGGGAACGCGGCCGTGGCCCGCGCCATCGAGGAGGAGCGGCACGAGCACGCTCCCGGATGCGGACACACGCAGTCGACCGTCCAGCAGTCGGCCGTCCAGCAGTCGGCCGTCCAGCAGTCGACCGCCTCGCAGTCGACCGCCTCGCAGTCGGGCGCCGTCCAGCAGTCCGCGGCCCCGCAGTCGGCCGTCGGGGAGCCGGTCGTGCAGCGGCGGTCGTCGGTGGACGAGGCCGTCGCGTCCCCCTGGCAGCCGCTGGACGCCCGCATCCGGGCGACGGCGGAGCAGGCCTACGGCATGGACCTGGGCCATGTCCGGGTGCACACCGGCCCGGTCGCGCAGCGCTCGGCGACGGAGCTGGGCGCCCTCGCCTACACCACCGGCGCGCACATCGTCTCCGCGTCCCCGCGGCTGGACGACGAGACGATCTACCACGAGATCGACCACGTCCGGCAGCAGAGTCTGGGACCCGTGGCCGGCACCGACAACGGCGCGGGCGCGAAGGTCTCCTCCCCCAACGACGCCTTCGAGGTCCAGTCCGCAGCGAACGGCAGGCGGCTGGCCCAGGGGGCGGCGCCCGAACTGGGGGTCCCCGGGTCCGTGCAGCGGGCGACCGGGCCGGGCGCCGCGCCCGTGCAGCGGGTGCGCTCGTCCGTCACCGCCGGCACGTCGACCCGGCGTGGTCGCGTACGAGTCGAGTCCCTGCCGCTCTTCATCTCGGCCCCGGAGTACACCCGCGCGAGCCCACGGGCCGCGGGCGGTGCGATGTCGAAGGCGATCCTCGGACCGAGGAGCCTGTTCGGCATGGGCACCGACGCCGACAGCAGGCTTCCCGCCGCGATCGACGACGCCCGGGACAAGTACAACATCCCCTTCATCGCGGGCCATCTGCTCAACGCGGACTTCGGCGGTGACGGCACGGCGTCGGCGAACCTCACGATTCTCACGCCCCGGGCCAACTCGGCCCACAAACGCTTCGACAACCCCGTCAAGGTCGCCGTCGGCTACCTCAAGGACGTCTACGAGCACCTGTCCCGCCTCTATGTCCCCATCGACCGGCTCGGTTACGGGATCGCGGTGAAGGTCGGCGTCAGCGGGCCGTCGTACGTCTGGAGCAGCAAGTACCCGGGCAACTGCATATCGCAGTACCTCAGCTGCGAGGCCCGCGTGATGCGGGAGAGCCAGGTGTACGACTACTACGACCGCCGCGACCCCGGGGACCGGGACGCGGAGCGGAAGTGGGACGCGGTACTCGCCCTGATGGACAGGATCACGGCTCTGGTGGAGCAGGCGAACGACAACGACCTCGTCGACAACGAGGCGCGCTAG